Proteins co-encoded in one Patescibacteria group bacterium genomic window:
- the recJ gene encoding single-stranded-DNA-specific exonuclease RecJ gives MEWKLKPTPPSGFFKKFPEYSSLTARLLYARGLKTQREIDEFFNSDYEEDIHNPFLLKGMKKAVKRVLQAVEKEEKILIYGDFDADGVCSTAILCLTLKHLGVKKLKIYIPDREKENHGLNKKAIKEFSKEGVNLIITVDCGSTDLKEVSLANSLGMDVIITDHHELRDELPKTVAIINSLQKGDKYPFKKLCGAGIAYKLACALLSSNETFKKWLLDLTAIATVSDVMPIVGENRTLVKYGLGVLAQTKWLGLQELMKVSQIDPLITKPSLNGEAPLTNLDTRTIGFVIGPRLNAASRMDHANSALRLLITKNKREAMELAAQINQNNSARQNLTTKIVQEVEKCILEKEKKGKSSKLIFEGSAEWPVGLVGLIAGKIASKYCRPAFIYHQAGELIHASGRSASQVDLVGVIKQGSDFLDDYGGHKDAAGFRMKKKNLKKAKDFFKKIVEKELKGKELIASLEIDAELSLREMNWQTYDEIQKFTPFGRGNLEPRFSAKGMEISEIRTVGNGDKHLKLSLMMFDSEQKKAKNFKAIAFGLGERGEHLKKGDSVDIVFEFIINEWNGCRELELKVVDIKNTKNL, from the coding sequence ATGGAATGGAAACTTAAACCAACGCCGCCGAGCGGTTTTTTTAAAAAATTTCCTGAATATTCTTCTCTAACCGCGCGGCTTCTTTATGCGCGCGGGTTGAAAACGCAAAGAGAAATAGATGAATTTTTTAATTCTGATTATGAAGAGGACATTCATAATCCTTTTTTGCTAAAAGGGATGAAAAAAGCAGTTAAGCGCGTTTTACAGGCGGTTGAAAAAGAAGAGAAGATCTTAATTTACGGCGATTTTGACGCTGATGGCGTTTGTTCAACGGCCATTTTGTGTCTAACGCTCAAACATTTAGGAGTTAAAAAACTGAAAATTTATATTCCTGATAGAGAAAAAGAAAATCACGGCTTGAATAAAAAAGCGATTAAAGAATTCTCGAAAGAGGGAGTGAATTTAATTATTACGGTTGATTGCGGCAGCACCGATTTAAAGGAAGTCAGTTTGGCGAATTCTTTGGGAATGGATGTCATTATTACCGACCATCACGAATTAAGAGATGAATTGCCAAAGACGGTCGCGATTATTAATTCTCTGCAAAAAGGAGATAAATATCCATTTAAGAAATTGTGCGGCGCGGGCATCGCGTATAAACTGGCTTGCGCGCTTTTATCCTCAAATGAGACTTTTAAAAAATGGCTTCTTGATTTAACGGCGATCGCGACTGTTTCTGATGTAATGCCGATTGTCGGAGAAAATAGAACTTTGGTTAAATATGGTTTGGGCGTTTTGGCGCAAACAAAATGGCTCGGTCTTCAAGAATTAATGAAGGTCTCGCAGATAGACCCGCTCATCACAAAGCCCTCTTTAAACGGAGAAGCGCCTCTGACAAATCTTGATACAAGAACAATTGGTTTTGTTATAGGCCCGCGACTAAACGCCGCCAGCAGGATGGACCACGCCAATAGCGCCCTTCGCCTTTTAATTACGAAAAATAAAAGGGAAGCGATGGAATTGGCGGCGCAAATTAATCAAAATAATTCCGCGAGGCAAAATTTAACCACAAAAATTGTTCAAGAAGTAGAAAAGTGTATTTTGGAAAAAGAAAAAAAGGGTAAAAGCTCTAAATTAATTTTTGAAGGCAGCGCAGAATGGCCGGTCGGGTTGGTTGGTTTAATTGCTGGAAAAATCGCTTCAAAATATTGCCGTCCGGCGTTTATTTATCATCAGGCGGGCGAATTAATTCACGCTTCAGGCCGAAGCGCTTCGCAAGTTGACTTAGTAGGCGTTATCAAGCAAGGAAGTGATTTTCTTGACGATTATGGTGGACATAAAGACGCGGCTGGATTTAGAATGAAAAAGAAAAATCTTAAAAAAGCGAAAGATTTTTTTAAAAAAATAGTTGAGAAAGAATTGAAAGGCAAAGAGTTGATTGCTTCGCTTGAAATTGACGCGGAATTATCTCTTCGCGAAATGAATTGGCAGACCTATGACGAAATTCAAAAATTTACTCCTTTTGGCAGAGGTAATTTAGAACCAAGATTTAGCGCGAAAGGAATGGAAATTAGCGAAATTAGAACAGTTGGCAACGGTGACAAGCACTTGAAACTGTCTTTAATGATGTTTGACAGCGAGCAGAAAAAAGCTAAAAATTTCAAAGCGATCGCTTTCGGATTAGGCGAGCGAGGCGAGCATCTTAAAAAAGGCGACTCGGTTGATATCGTTTTTGAATTTATTATCAACGAATGGAACGGATGCCGGGAGTTGGAATTAAAAGTGGTGGATATTAAAAATACAAAAAACTTATGA
- a CDS encoding ribonuclease HI family protein: protein MKIKIYTDGGSRGNPGPSAIGVVIIQEGEASKKYGEYIGEGTNNQAEYKAVIFALKKVKQLFGKQKAKGAEITVLSDSELLVKHINHQYKIKEGELQSLFLEVWNLMLDFNQVNFQHTLRGGNKEADEMVNRALDEKSNKQTLL from the coding sequence ATGAAAATTAAAATTTATACCGATGGCGGGTCGCGGGGAAATCCGGGACCGTCGGCGATTGGCGTTGTTATTATCCAAGAAGGAGAAGCGTCAAAAAAATATGGAGAATATATCGGGGAGGGGACGAACAATCAAGCCGAATACAAAGCGGTTATTTTCGCTTTGAAAAAAGTTAAACAATTATTTGGCAAGCAAAAAGCGAAAGGAGCGGAAATAACCGTTCTTTCGGACAGTGAATTATTAGTTAAACATATAAATCACCAATACAAAATCAAAGAGGGCGAACTTCAGTCGCTTTTCTTAGAGGTTTGGAACCTAATGCTCGATTTCAACCAAGTCAATTTCCAACACACTCTCCGCGGAGGGAACAAAGAAGCCGACGAAATGGTCAACCGCGCCTTAGATGAGAAATCAAACAAACAAACGCTTCTGTAA
- a CDS encoding sugar transferase, translating into MKKSELVFTFILVPLDFLALLGAGAAAYFLRTSEWVAQYRPVVFYLNLPFGRYFWLVFGAALFLLIIFALVGLYKIQIRRSLLDDFLKILIGVSAGMIALVFYIFLSREWFDSRFIMLTGWGMSVAFVFFGRLFVHFWRSYLIRKYNFGAHRVMIIGRDGISKRISGCIKQNPNLGYYLAANLIEPDMTEIRSKVNNPGVEEIILADTDWPREKVLELVDFCEENHLSFKFAPNLFQTLTSNTSVETIGGIPIVELKRTALDGWGRIIKKFVDLSGAIFGIVFLSPFFALTALAIKWDSPGPVLVKLKRVSHGKEFNLYKFRSMVNGAEDLKKFLWAYNERDDGPLFKIKKDPRVTSVGRFLRKYRIDEFPQLINVLKGEMSLVGPRPHQPDEIAQYQKHHKKVLAIKAGMSGFAQISGSSDLSFEEEVKLDTYYIEKWSLLMDIKILLKTIVVLVRDRSAC; encoded by the coding sequence ATGAAGAAGTCAGAATTGGTTTTTACATTTATTTTGGTTCCGCTGGATTTTTTGGCGCTTTTGGGGGCGGGGGCGGCGGCTTATTTTCTGCGGACGAGCGAATGGGTTGCCCAATATCGTCCAGTAGTTTTCTACTTAAACCTTCCTTTTGGACGGTATTTTTGGCTTGTTTTTGGAGCGGCTCTTTTTCTTTTAATTATTTTCGCTTTAGTCGGATTATATAAAATCCAAATCAGGCGGTCTTTGCTGGACGATTTTCTTAAGATATTAATCGGCGTTTCGGCGGGAATGATTGCTTTGGTTTTTTATATCTTTCTTAGTCGCGAATGGTTTGATTCTCGATTTATTATGCTCACTGGCTGGGGAATGTCAGTCGCCTTTGTTTTTTTTGGACGGCTTTTTGTCCATTTCTGGCGGAGTTATTTAATTAGGAAATACAATTTTGGCGCTCATAGGGTTATGATTATTGGTCGGGACGGTATTAGTAAAAGGATTAGCGGGTGCATTAAGCAAAATCCAAATTTAGGATACTATTTAGCCGCCAATTTGATTGAGCCGGACATGACGGAAATCAGGAGCAAGGTTAACAATCCGGGCGTTGAGGAAATTATTTTAGCCGATACGGATTGGCCGAGAGAAAAGGTTTTGGAATTAGTTGATTTTTGCGAAGAAAACCATTTGTCCTTCAAATTCGCGCCTAATCTTTTCCAAACACTCACGAGCAATACCTCAGTAGAAACGATCGGAGGCATTCCAATTGTTGAATTGAAAAGAACCGCTTTGGACGGATGGGGGAGAATTATTAAAAAATTCGTTGACTTGAGCGGAGCGATTTTTGGAATAGTTTTTTTAAGTCCCTTTTTCGCCTTAACTGCGCTTGCGATTAAATGGGATTCGCCTGGGCCAGTTTTGGTTAAATTAAAAAGAGTGAGCCATGGCAAAGAATTTAATCTTTATAAATTTCGTTCAATGGTGAATGGCGCGGAGGATTTGAAAAAATTTCTTTGGGCGTACAATGAGAGGGATGACGGGCCTTTATTTAAAATAAAGAAAGACCCACGCGTGACTTCGGTTGGACGATTCTTGAGGAAATATCGGATTGATGAGTTTCCCCAATTAATTAATGTTTTGAAAGGAGAAATGAGTTTGGTCGGACCGCGACCGCATCAGCCAGACGAAATCGCCCAGTATCAAAAACATCATAAAAAGGTTCTCGCGATTAAAGCGGGCATGTCGGGATTCGCCCAAATTAGCGGCAGTTCGGATTTATCTTTTGAGGAGGAGGTCAAATTAGACACATACTATATTGAAAAATGGTCGCTTTTAATGGATATTAAAATTTTATTAAAGACAATTGTTGTTTTGGTAAGGGACAGGTCGGCATGTTAA
- a CDS encoding glycosyltransferase: MRVALVHDYLNQYGGAERVLEAFCQIFPKAPIYTLFYDKKGTGFAFANRRVETSFLQKTPFVKSHHRSFLMLMPIAIEQFDFSQYDLVLSDSSSYAKGVITPPGTKHICYCHTPIRYAWDDSHKYINEFGYSRAAQKIIPFFMNYIRFWDEQAAARVDGFIANSSFVAKRIKKYYQRESEIIHPPIRTDLFYLAEKPEKYFLMVGRLLTYKRFDLAIEAFNQLGWPLKIVGDGPDRSRLEKMARGNIEFVGLVPDSKLRDYYAHCRAFVFPQEEDFGIVPVEAMASGRPVIAYQGGGALEIVQPGVTGMFFKEQTTECLIDALKQFESDDFNPKIIKEQAEKFSQERFKEKIKEYLNEYRN, from the coding sequence ATGCGCGTTGCTTTGGTTCATGATTATCTTAATCAGTACGGCGGGGCAGAGAGGGTTTTGGAAGCGTTTTGCCAGATCTTTCCAAAAGCGCCGATTTACACTCTTTTTTATGACAAAAAAGGGACTGGTTTTGCTTTCGCGAATCGCCGCGTTGAGACATCTTTTTTACAAAAAACGCCCTTTGTTAAATCCCATCATCGCTCTTTTTTAATGCTCATGCCAATCGCGATTGAGCAGTTTGATTTTTCCCAATACGACTTGGTTCTTTCCGATTCTTCCAGTTACGCTAAGGGTGTAATTACTCCTCCAGGAACAAAGCATATCTGTTATTGCCACACGCCCATCCGTTACGCATGGGATGATTCGCATAAATATATTAACGAGTTTGGCTACTCCAGAGCCGCGCAAAAAATTATTCCATTTTTTATGAATTATATTCGTTTTTGGGACGAGCAGGCCGCCGCGCGAGTAGACGGATTTATCGCTAACTCTTCTTTTGTGGCGAAAAGAATTAAAAAATATTATCAGCGCGAATCGGAAATTATTCACCCTCCGATTAGAACCGACTTGTTTTATTTAGCCGAAAAACCAGAAAAATATTTTTTAATGGTTGGCCGCCTTTTGACTTACAAACGGTTTGATTTGGCGATTGAGGCGTTTAACCAACTTGGTTGGCCTTTAAAAATTGTGGGGGACGGGCCTGACCGCTCGCGGTTGGAAAAAATGGCGCGGGGGAATATAGAGTTTGTTGGTTTGGTCCCGGACAGTAAGTTAAGAGATTATTACGCGCATTGTCGGGCTTTTGTCTTTCCTCAGGAAGAGGATTTTGGGATTGTTCCTGTTGAAGCGATGGCGTCAGGCCGTCCGGTGATCGCTTATCAGGGCGGAGGAGCGCTGGAAATTGTCCAGCCTGGAGTGACAGGGATGTTTTTCAAAGAGCAGACAACAGAATGTTTAATTGACGCTTTAAAACAATTTGAGTCCGACGATTTTAATCCAAAAATTATTAAAGAGCAGGCGGAGAAATT